From Lacerta agilis isolate rLacAgi1 chromosome Z, rLacAgi1.pri, whole genome shotgun sequence, the proteins below share one genomic window:
- the NDOR1 gene encoding NADPH-dependent diflavin oxidoreductase 1, giving the protein MCRVQAALHFSLLLPGQLIHEPLVVFVCATTGQGDPPDNMKNFWRFLFRKSLSPSSLCRLDYAVLGLGDSSYPKFNFVAKKLHKRLHKLGGCPLLPAALGDDQHDLGPDAVVDPWLSDLWEKILALYPLPPGRQILNPDIILPPRFNVHFLDGDEAGRPDPADPGPACEQRPFPARMLSNQRVTSESHFQDVRLIELDVAGSGIEAAAGDVAMVAPRNAPDDVELFCRLLNLDPHRCFVAEPADEGAVLPLLLPQPCSVGYLVENYLDIASVPRRSFFELTAQLSPDEREQEKLREFASASGQEELYAYCNRPRRTTLEVLSDFPKTAAAIPCHLLLDLIPRIRARAFSVASSMLALPNHIQILVAVVRYKTRLARPRRGLCSTWLASLDPTHGPVQVPLWVKRGALRFPDDPDTPIVMIAPGTGVAPFRAAIQERVAQGKRGNFLFFGCRHQAHDFYFRDEWAELVAQGFLSVFAAFSRDQDEKVYVQHRLRENRALLWELVRRGAWIYLAGSAKEVPESVADALRSGFESEGGLSAPQAAEFLAALERARRFQAETWS; this is encoded by the exons atgtgcagagttcaagCTGCTCTCCATTTTTCCCTGCTCCTCCCAGGCCAACTGATCCACGAGCCACTGGTGGTTTTCGTCTGCGCCACCACAGGGCAAGGAGACCCTCCGGATAACATGAAG AATTTCTGGAGGTTCCTCTTCCGGAAGAgcctctctccatcttccctctGCCGGTTGGACTACGCCGTTCTCGGGCTTGGCGATTCCTCGTATCCCAA GTTCAACTTTGTCGCCAAGAAGCTGCACAAGAGGCTTCACAAGTTGGGCGGCTGCCCGTTGCTGCCGGCCGCCTTGGGAGACGACCAGCATGACTTGGG CCCGGACGCCGTCGTCGATCCCTGGCTTTCAGATCTCTGGGAGAAGATCCTGGCTTTGTACCCTCTTCCTCCTGGCCGGCAAATCCTTAATCCGGACATCAT ctTGCCACCCCGCTTCAACGTCCACTTCCTGGATGGAGATGAGGCCGGGCGCCCGGACCCCGCCGACCCGGGTCCCGCGTGCGAACAGCGCCCCTTCCCGGCCCGGATGCTATCCAACCAGAGGGTGACGTCTGAGTCGCACTTCCAGGACGTCCGGCTGATCGAGCTGGACGTGGCTGGATCCGGGATCGA GGCCGCTGCCGGTGATGTCGCCATGGTTGCCCCCCGCAACGCCCCAGATGACGTGGAGCTCTTCTGCCGCCTCTTGAACCTGGACCCACACCGGTGCTTCGTGGCAGAGCCGGCCGACGAGG gcGCTGTGCTGCCTTTACTGCTCCCCCAGCCCTGCAGCGTTGGCTACCTAGTGGAAAACTACCTGGACATCGCCAGCGTCCCCCGCCGTTCATTTTTCGAACTCACCGCCCAGCTCTCGCCCGACGAGCGCGAGCAAGAGAAGCTGCGGGAATTCGCCTCGGCATCCGGGCAGGAGGAGCTCTATGCCTACTGCAACCGGCCGCGGCGGACCACTTTGGAG GTCCTGAGCGATTTCCCCAAGACGGCGGCCGCCATCCCCTGTCACCTCCTGCTGGACCTGATCCCTCGCATCCGGGCCCGGGCCTTCTCTGTCGCCTCTTCCATGCTG GCCCTCCCCAACCACATCCAGATCCTGGTGGCCGTGGTCCGCTACAAGACGCGCCTGGCCCGGCCCCGGCGTGGGCTCTGCTCCACCTGGCTGGCCTCCCTTGACCCGACGCACG GGCCCGTCCAAGTGCCGCTCTGGGTGAAGAGGGGGGCGCTGAGGTTCCCGGACGACCCCGACACCCCCATCGTTATGATCGCACCCGGGACAGGCGTGGCTCCCTTCCGCGCCGCCATCCAGGAACGCGTAGCACAGGGCAAGAGAG GCAACTTCCTGTTCTTCGGCTGCCGTCACCAAGCCCACGACTTCTACTTCCGGGACGAGTGGGCGGAGCTTGTTGCCCAAGGCTTCCTGTCCGTCTTTGCCGCCTTTTCCCGGGACCAG GACGAGAAGGTCTACGTCCAGCACCGCCTGCGAGAAAACCGGGCGCTGCTATGGGAGCTGGTGAGGCGTGGCGCCTGGATCTATCTGGCCGG GAGCGCCAAGGAGGTGCCTGAATCCGTCGCTGACGCCCTCAGGTCCGGGTTTGAGTCCGAGGGCGGCCTGTCGGCGCCCCAAGCGGCCGAGTTCCTAGCCGCACTGGAGCGGGCACGGCGCTTCCAGGCCGAGACGTGGTCCTGA
- the LOC117040156 gene encoding extracellular fatty acid-binding protein-like, translating into MKLCLLAVALALFCAVHGFSDNPEDQKKAEGMWKALGISSNDPKLQKHMEKMTVVDVKVSFGNGDAVIETRIPLPDGTCKPMKIVFKKGDDGKYYHKCRFGEKTVDVVETDGENYAIVDITIVRDGQAYQTSTLYVRDTESVAVSLVEQFKQRSEEKGYSPDQTKILPKGTAC; encoded by the exons ATGAAGCTCTGCTTGCTTGCGGTGGCCCTGGCCCTCTTCTGCGCCGTACATGGCTTCTCGGACAACCCTGAAGATCAGAAGAAG GCGGAAGGAATGTGGAAGGCCTTGGGGATAAGCAGTAATGACCCAAAACTCCAGAAGCACATGGAGAAGATGACGGTTGTAGATGTCAAAGTGTCCTTCGGGAACGGAGACGCCGTGATTGAAACTCGCATCCCCCT ACCCGATGGCACCTGCAAGCCCATGAAGATAGTTTTCAAGAAAGGCGACGACGGAAAATACTACCACAAATGCA GATTCGGCGAGAAGACGGTGGATGTCGTGGAGACGGACGGCGAGAACTATGCCATCGTCGACATAACCATCGTCCGCGACGGCCAGGCCTACCAGACCTCCACCCTGTATG TCCGGGATACGGAATCAGTGGCGGTCTCTTTGGTTGAACAGTTTAAGCAGCGCAGTGAAGAGAAGGGCTACTCTCCGGACCAGACCAAGATCTTGCCCAAAGGAA ctGCCTGCTAA
- the RNF208 gene encoding RING finger protein 208: protein MHFCPPSWPPRPPCRPPPALRSAIPSAPPPGCAIAPASKPAPPLPPDSSHVKAFLLTCLKGPQVLLKMEAVKVARPERPPRYRGAWPPGEVIANQACGELAPLDPKPGAPSAPAFYPAPGEVIANQYALPASPPAEPLECPTCGHAYNYTHKRPRLLSCLHSVCEECLQILYESCPKYKFISCPSCKRETVLFTDYGLAALAVNARILARLPAEGLSTTGLSAAGASPWGAEADRGCYQSFRQYCGAACACRVRNPVSSCAVM from the exons atgcattttt GTCCTCCCTCCTGGCCGCCCCGACCGCCCTGTAGGCCACCGCCCGCCCTGCGCAGCGCCATcccctccgccccgcccccaggatgcgccATCGCGCCCGCTTCAAAGCCCGCCCCGCCGCTGCCCCCCGACAGTAGCCATGTCAAGGCCTTCCTCCTGACCTGCCTGAAGGGCCCGCAGGTCCTCCTCAAGATGGAGGCCGTGAAGGTGGCCCGGCCGGAGCGCCCGCCCCGCTACCGGGGTGCCTGGCCCCCCGGCGAGGTCATCGCCAACCAGGCCTGTGGGGAGCTGGCCCCGCTCGACCCCAAGCCGGGTGCCCCGTCGGCCCCGGCCTTCTACCCGGCACCGGGCGAGGTGATTGCCAACCAGTACGCTCTGCCCGCCTCGCCACCCGCCGAGCCCCTCGAGTGCCCCACCTGCGGCCACGCCTACAACTACACCCACAAGCGGCCccgcctcctctcctgcctccactCCGTGTGCGAGGAATGCCTGCAGATCCTCTACGAGTCCTGCCCCAAGTACAAGTTCATCTCCTGCCCCTCCTGCAAGCGCGAGACGGTCCTCTTCACCGACTACGGCCTGGCCGCCCTGGCCGTCAACGCCCGCATCCTGGCCCGTCTACCCGCCGAGGGACTCTCCACCACCGGACTCTCCGCCGCTGGAGCCTCACCGTGGGGCGCCGAGGCTGACCGCGGCTGCTACCAGAGCTTCCGGCAGTACTGCGGTGCCGCCTGCGCCTGCCGCGTCCGCAACCCCGTCTCCTCCTGCGCCGTCATGTGA
- the TRAF2 gene encoding TNF receptor-associated factor 2, producing MAAGSCTPPGSLDAARPGFPKEILRAELEGKYLCSECEDLLRRPFQAQCGHRYCSYCLKNLISSGPQPCAACLREGLYEEGVSVLDSGSAFPDNAARREVESLPAACTRKDCPWKGTIKEYEAHDEVCPKFPLTCDGCGKTDVPREMFAEHVRSCGKCRVPCRFRPVGCGEVVENQGLPLHEAQNLPEHLGLLLSFALRLATGGTRPDTGDAHELGVPHPAEDPHLVGAPHPAKDPHLPGFPHPLTDPPLPRPAGSPPSWGALAGPPWEALERKASTFEKIVCVLNREVERVAAAAEEAALHRRREQERAEALAHKIRQLERSLALKETALAEVEAALRCAEAATYDGVFVWKVGDVGRKRQEAMAGRAPAIFSPAFYTSRYGYKMCLRLYLNGDGTGRGTHLSLFFVLMKGPSDALLKWPFNQKVTLMLLDQDHREHVIDAFRPDVTSSSFQRPTGDMNVASGCPLFCPLAKMAAKDSYVRDDTLFIKAIVDLAGL from the exons ATGGCGGCCGGATCCTGCACTCCACCTGGCTCCCTGGACGCCGCCCGGCCCGGCTTCCCCAAGGAGATCCTGCGGGCCGAGCTGGAGGGCAAGTACCTGTGCTCCGAGTGCGAGGACCTGCTCCGGCGTCCCTTCCAGGCGCAGTGTGGCCACCGCTACTGCTCTTACTGCCTGAAGAACCTGATTAG CTCGGGGCCGCAGCCCTGTGCCGCCTGCCTCCGAGAAGGGCTGTACGAAGAGGGTGTCTCCGTCTTGGACAGCGGCTCG GCTTTCCCAGATAATGCCGCCCGGCGCGAGGTGGAAAGTCTCCCAGCCGCCTGCACCCGcaaggactgtccctggaaaggcACCATCAAGGAATACGAG GCTCACGACGAGGTGTGTCCCAAATTCCCGTTGACCTGCGACGGCTGCGGGAAGACGGACGTCCCGCGGGAGATG TTCGCCGAGCACGTCCGGAGCTGTGGGAAGTGTCGGGTGCCGTGCCGCTTCCGGCCCGTCGGCTGCGGCGAGGTG GTGGAGAACCAGGGACTGCCCCTCCACGAGGCCCAGAACTTGCCGGAGCACCTCGGCCTGCTGCTGTCCTTCGCTCTGCGGCTGGCGACAGGGGGCACACGTCCCGACACCGGGGACGCCCATGAGCTTGGAGTCCCCCATCCGGCCGAAGACCCCCATTTGGTCGGGGCCCCCCATCCGGCCAAAGACCCCCATTTGCCTGGGTTCCCCCACCCGCTCACGGACCCCCCTCTCCCCCGTCCAGCGGGCAGCCCCCCCAGTTGGGGGGCCCTGGCGGGTCCCCCGTGGgaagccctggagaggaaggCCTCCACCTTTGAGAAGATCGTCTGCGTCCTCAACCGCGAGGTGGAGCGGGTTGCGGCGGCGGCCGAAGAGGCGGCTCTCCACCGGCGCCGGGAGCAGGAGCGCGCCGAGGCCCTGGCCCACAAG atccGTCAGCTGGAGAGGAGCCTGGCGCTGAAGGAGACAGCCCTGGCGGAAGTGGAGGCGGCCCTGCGCTGCGCCGAAGCCGCCACCTACGACGGCGTCTTTGTGTGGAAGGTGGGCGACGTGGGCCGGAAGAGGCAGGAGGCCATGGCTGGGAGGGCGCCCGCCATTTTCTCGCCAG CCTTCTACACCAGCCGCTACGGTTACAAGATGTGCCTCCGTCTCTACCTCAATGGTGACGGCACCGGGCGCGGGACCCATCTCTCGCTCTTCTTCGTCCTCATGAAAGGGCCCAGTGACGCTCTCCTGAAGTGGCCCTTCAACCAGAAG gtcacccTCATGCTCTTGGACCAAGACCACCGGGAGCACGTGATCGACGCCTTCCGCCCGGatgtcacctcctcctccttccagcgTCCGACGGGCGACATGAACGTGGCCAGCGGCTGCCCGCTCTTCTGCCCCCTGGCCAAGATGGCCGCCAAGGACTCCTACGTCCGCGACGACACCCTCTTCATCAAGGCCATCGTTGACCTGGCCGGACTCTGA